In the genome of Armatimonadota bacterium, one region contains:
- the ribA gene encoding GTP cyclohydrolase II, with the protein MAFASIPEVLEEIKAGRMVVVVDDPDRENEGDLIMAGEKCTAEDMNFMIRYGRGVPFIPTTAERLERLGIPMMTKQNTARLGTAMAETVDARHGTTTGVSAADRARTVEVFCDPSSLPSDLLRPGHVIPLRAEKGGVLRRAGHTEAAVDLCLLAGLQPVAVGVEILNEDGTMMRMSDLQAYAGRHGLKITTIADLIAYRRNHEQLVKRVAGPIDFPTKHGRFTLYAYETEVEPHPFLAIVKGAIDPEVPTLVRVHSSCLTGDLLGSLRCDCGDQLVLALQKIEESGSGVVLYIAQEGRGIGLVNKLRAYELQDQGLDTVEANEALGFKPDLRDYGLGSQVLIDLGVRKMRLMSNNPAKRAGLTGHGLEIVEFVPIVAEPNDHSGRYLETKKEKLGHLLP; encoded by the coding sequence ATGGCGTTTGCGTCGATTCCGGAAGTGCTCGAAGAGATCAAAGCGGGTCGAATGGTCGTCGTCGTCGACGATCCCGACCGGGAGAACGAAGGCGACTTGATCATGGCGGGCGAGAAGTGCACCGCAGAAGACATGAACTTTATGATCCGGTACGGCCGTGGCGTCCCGTTCATTCCGACGACAGCGGAGCGCCTCGAACGTCTGGGCATCCCCATGATGACCAAGCAGAACACGGCCCGGCTCGGAACGGCGATGGCCGAGACCGTGGACGCCCGGCACGGGACGACGACGGGCGTGTCCGCGGCCGACCGCGCGCGAACGGTCGAAGTGTTCTGCGACCCTTCGTCCCTTCCGAGCGACCTCTTGCGGCCGGGCCACGTCATCCCGCTCCGCGCAGAAAAGGGCGGGGTGTTGCGGCGTGCCGGTCACACGGAGGCGGCGGTCGACCTCTGCTTGCTCGCCGGACTACAGCCGGTCGCGGTCGGAGTGGAGATCCTCAACGAGGACGGCACGATGATGCGGATGTCGGACCTCCAGGCTTACGCCGGGCGCCACGGGCTCAAGATCACGACGATCGCAGACCTGATCGCTTACCGCAGGAACCACGAGCAGCTCGTCAAACGCGTGGCAGGCCCGATCGACTTTCCGACAAAGCACGGCCGGTTCACGCTGTACGCGTACGAGACCGAAGTCGAACCCCATCCGTTCCTGGCCATCGTCAAGGGCGCGATCGATCCGGAAGTTCCGACGCTCGTGCGGGTGCACTCGTCGTGCCTGACAGGCGACCTCCTTGGGTCCCTGCGGTGCGACTGTGGAGACCAACTGGTGCTCGCCCTCCAGAAGATCGAGGAGAGCGGTTCGGGCGTCGTGCTCTATATCGCTCAAGAGGGCCGGGGTATCGGCCTCGTGAACAAGCTCCGGGCCTACGAGCTCCAAGACCAAGGGTTGGACACCGTCGAGGCGAACGAGGCCCTCGGTTTTAAGCCGGACCTTCGCGATTACGGGCTCGGGTCGCAGGTCTTGATCGACCTTGGCGTCCGCAAGATGCGGCTGATGTCGAACAATCCAGCTAAACGTGCCGGATTGACGGGCCACGGGCTCGAGATCGTGGAGTTCGTCCCGATCGTCGCCGAGCCGAACGATCACAGCGGCCGTTATCTCGAGACCAAGAAAGAGAAGCTAGGACACTTGCTGCCTTAG
- the purH gene encoding bifunctional phosphoribosylaminoimidazolecarboxamide formyltransferase/IMP cyclohydrolase, which produces MRRALLSVTDKSGLIDFASGLVRLGFDIVSTGGTAKALREAGIQVTDVQDVTGFPPMLDGRVKTLHPMIHGGLLGDLRSPDHRDQMDDARIRPIEVACVNLYAFEQTVKSGCTLEEAVESIDIGGPAMVRAAAKNFANVTVVVDPDDYGRVLSALESDDVQDLRKGLAAKAFRHTAFYDSLVSRYLTEDVADQETLTLGWRSSPRLRYGENPHQSASLYVDPLTEGGVAQAKKLWGKDMSYINVLDAAAAWELVCDLPEGSCVVIKHANPCGAASLGDLAASYVAAKASDPVSSFGGIVGLNGVVDARAAEAMTSKGNFLEVVVARGFDPEALDVFRERSGWGQDVRLLEAVAAPATPFLSVRSVRGGLLVQDSDEDFGAPWTCATAKEPSAEETEALRLAWTLVRHVGSNAIVVASKDRLLGVGAGQMNRVQSVRLALDQAGEGAKGAVLASDAFFPFPDSIETAAAAGIVAVVQPGGSKKDPDVIAKADELGLAMMLTGVRHFRH; this is translated from the coding sequence TTGAGGCGCGCCCTGCTTTCGGTGACCGACAAATCAGGGTTGATCGACTTTGCCTCCGGCCTCGTTAGGCTCGGCTTCGACATCGTGAGCACCGGGGGGACGGCCAAGGCCCTGCGTGAAGCCGGCATCCAGGTCACCGACGTCCAAGACGTAACGGGCTTTCCGCCGATGCTAGACGGCAGGGTCAAGACCCTGCATCCCATGATCCATGGCGGACTGCTCGGCGACCTTCGGTCGCCGGACCACCGGGATCAGATGGACGACGCGCGGATCCGCCCGATCGAGGTGGCCTGCGTCAACCTTTATGCGTTCGAACAGACCGTTAAGTCCGGCTGCACCCTTGAGGAAGCCGTCGAATCGATCGACATCGGGGGCCCGGCCATGGTCCGTGCCGCGGCGAAGAACTTTGCGAACGTGACGGTCGTCGTCGACCCGGACGACTATGGTCGCGTCCTTAGCGCGCTCGAAAGCGACGATGTCCAGGACCTGAGGAAAGGCCTCGCTGCCAAGGCCTTCCGTCACACCGCCTTCTATGATTCCCTCGTCAGCCGGTACTTGACCGAGGACGTCGCCGACCAGGAGACGTTGACCTTAGGGTGGCGGTCGTCGCCCCGGCTCCGTTACGGCGAGAACCCCCATCAAAGCGCTTCGCTCTATGTCGACCCCTTGACCGAAGGCGGCGTCGCCCAGGCCAAAAAGCTTTGGGGAAAGGACATGAGCTACATCAACGTCCTGGACGCCGCCGCGGCATGGGAACTCGTCTGCGACCTGCCGGAAGGTTCGTGTGTGGTCATCAAGCACGCGAACCCGTGCGGCGCCGCTTCGCTCGGCGACCTTGCAGCGAGTTACGTCGCGGCCAAAGCGTCCGACCCGGTGTCGTCGTTCGGTGGCATCGTCGGATTGAACGGTGTCGTCGATGCCCGAGCGGCGGAAGCGATGACGTCGAAAGGCAATTTCCTGGAAGTCGTCGTCGCCCGGGGGTTCGATCCTGAGGCGCTCGATGTTTTCCGCGAGCGTTCGGGTTGGGGTCAAGACGTCCGCCTACTGGAGGCCGTCGCGGCTCCCGCGACTCCGTTCCTGTCCGTCCGTTCGGTCCGGGGCGGACTTCTGGTCCAAGACTCCGACGAAGATTTCGGAGCGCCATGGACGTGTGCTACGGCCAAAGAGCCTTCGGCGGAAGAAACGGAAGCCCTGAGGCTGGCATGGACCCTGGTCAGGCACGTGGGATCGAACGCCATCGTCGTCGCTTCGAAAGACCGGTTGCTCGGAGTCGGAGCAGGCCAAATGAACCGCGTCCAGTCCGTCCGGCTGGCCTTAGACCAGGCCGGCGAAGGGGCCAAGGGCGCGGTCTTGGCAAGCGACGCCTTCTTTCCGTTCCCGGACAGTATCGAGACCGCAGCGGCGGCGGGCATCGTTGCCGTCGTCCAACCGGGCGGGAGCAAGAAAGACCCGGACGTCATCGCCAAGGCCGACGAACTCGGCCTGGCGATGATGCTGACCGGAGTCCGGCACTTTCGGCACTGA
- a CDS encoding AAA family ATPase — translation MSRAHEDALMMLHYAVTRNKGAAMLAGDIGLGKTTISRKLIETLDPVQYKVVMIVNPILTPTQVLQEILDQLDIDATSRNRQVLVQRLHLALLEYYDKGRRIVVLVDEAHLIKSLGTFEELRLLLNCQMNDQFLLSLLLLGQTELRPKIAKVPALEQRLSVRHVLKPLDVYDTGEMILHRMRVAGYTGEKNPFTPDAVHKIHQISKGVPRVVSQLADNGLLMAMARKEEMIDAFLMHEVAEEYTGVAA, via the coding sequence ATGAGCCGGGCACACGAAGACGCGTTGATGATGTTGCATTACGCGGTCACGAGGAACAAGGGGGCCGCAATGCTGGCAGGGGACATCGGGTTGGGCAAGACCACGATCAGTCGTAAGCTGATCGAGACGCTCGATCCGGTTCAGTACAAGGTCGTCATGATCGTCAACCCGATCTTGACGCCCACACAAGTGCTGCAAGAGATCCTGGACCAGTTGGACATCGACGCGACGAGCCGCAACCGACAGGTCCTCGTCCAACGCCTGCACCTCGCCCTCTTGGAGTACTACGACAAAGGGCGACGCATCGTCGTCCTGGTCGACGAAGCCCACCTGATCAAGTCGCTCGGGACGTTCGAAGAACTCAGGCTCCTGCTGAACTGTCAGATGAACGACCAGTTCTTGCTGAGCTTGCTGCTCTTGGGCCAGACCGAGCTGAGGCCGAAGATCGCCAAGGTCCCGGCATTGGAACAACGCCTGTCCGTCCGCCACGTCTTGAAACCCCTTGACGTCTACGACACGGGCGAGATGATCCTGCACCGGATGCGGGTCGCGGGCTACACGGGTGAGAAGAACCCGTTCACGCCCGACGCCGTCCACAAGATCCACCAAATTTCTAAGGGCGTGCCCCGCGTCGTCAGCCAACTGGCCGACAACGGGCTCCTGATGGCCATGGCCCGGAAGGAAGAGATGATCGACGCCTTCCTCATGCACGAAGTCGCCGAAGAGTACACGGGGGTGGCGGCATGA
- a CDS encoding helix-turn-helix domain-containing protein — protein MNLADAIRKAAQEGSIPTIGELPQAFQPKLMEPDPGRVDRPAEPQASVNFGAPPEAPNAAVLGGNCVRIELFMTAEQTSNLLRAVMTGQHTVLTLAEAAHYLRVRPQALSKMAEENEIPAVEIDGKWRFLKSNLDEWLAVTVGHPEPEEDNQNVA, from the coding sequence ATGAACCTCGCCGACGCCATTCGGAAAGCCGCGCAAGAGGGGTCGATCCCTACGATCGGCGAACTCCCGCAGGCCTTCCAGCCGAAACTCATGGAACCGGACCCTGGCCGGGTCGACCGACCTGCCGAACCGCAGGCTTCGGTCAACTTCGGTGCGCCACCGGAAGCGCCGAACGCGGCGGTCCTCGGCGGGAACTGCGTCCGGATCGAGCTGTTCATGACGGCCGAGCAGACGTCGAACCTGCTTCGCGCCGTGATGACCGGCCAGCACACCGTATTGACCTTGGCCGAAGCCGCGCACTACTTGCGCGTCAGGCCACAGGCCCTTTCGAAGATGGCCGAAGAGAACGAAATCCCCGCCGTCGAGATCGACGGCAAATGGCGGTTCCTCAAGTCGAACCTCGACGAGTGGCTCGCCGTGACGGTCGGACACCCCGAACCGGAGGAGGACAACCAGAATGTCGCTTAG
- the pilM gene encoding type IV pilus assembly protein PilM — protein MSLSLFRNKSFIGLDLGSNTIKAVQMERTQAGWKVVRAVRYPTPKGAIQDGVVTDVEAVTAAIGQMLKDNRLAATSAVIGVSGGSVIVRSVRIPNMPEAVLRKSIKFEASRYVPSSIEDSYIEFEIVGPADDDHMEVLIVAAPKEIVESRIRACEGAGLEVEIVDVEAFAAYRSLIEAAPDAADSDETLAIIDIGSHTANVSVVQKGVFAMTRSIPQAGSTLTDALKSYFKLSDEDAESGKAQLDLTSLLDPDRPTENPPIRVIQPFLDDQIREIRRSLNYYQSQQTEAGQSNTVSRLILCGGGAALHGMADYVGHKLGIETVSQGVLDNPRFAFGGNEDLGSGLDWTVAIGLAMRPFAKAA, from the coding sequence ATGTCGCTTAGCCTATTCCGAAACAAGTCCTTCATCGGGCTCGACCTTGGTTCGAACACGATCAAGGCCGTCCAGATGGAACGGACGCAGGCCGGCTGGAAGGTCGTCCGCGCGGTCCGGTACCCCACGCCGAAAGGAGCCATCCAGGACGGCGTCGTGACGGACGTCGAAGCGGTGACCGCCGCGATCGGCCAGATGTTGAAGGACAACCGGCTCGCCGCTACGAGCGCGGTCATCGGCGTTTCCGGAGGTTCGGTGATCGTCCGGAGCGTCCGGATCCCGAACATGCCGGAAGCCGTCCTTCGCAAGTCGATCAAGTTCGAGGCGAGCCGGTACGTACCGTCGAGCATCGAAGACAGCTACATCGAGTTCGAGATCGTCGGGCCGGCCGATGATGACCACATGGAGGTCTTGATCGTCGCCGCGCCCAAGGAGATCGTCGAAAGCCGGATCCGTGCCTGTGAAGGGGCCGGTCTGGAAGTCGAGATCGTCGACGTGGAGGCCTTCGCGGCCTATCGGTCACTGATCGAGGCCGCTCCCGACGCGGCCGATTCGGACGAGACGCTGGCGATCATCGACATCGGCTCCCATACGGCCAACGTCAGCGTGGTCCAGAAGGGCGTCTTCGCGATGACGCGCAGCATCCCTCAGGCCGGATCGACATTGACCGATGCCCTCAAAAGCTATTTCAAGCTCAGTGACGAGGACGCCGAGTCGGGCAAAGCCCAGCTCGACCTGACCTCGCTGCTGGATCCGGACCGACCGACGGAAAACCCGCCGATCCGGGTCATCCAGCCGTTCCTCGACGACCAGATCCGCGAAATCCGGCGCTCGTTGAACTACTACCAGTCGCAACAGACCGAAGCCGGACAGTCGAACACCGTTTCGCGGCTGATCCTTTGCGGAGGCGGAGCCGCCCTCCACGGAATGGCCGACTATGTCGGACACAAGTTGGGGATCGAAACCGTGTCGCAAGGGGTCTTGGACAATCCGCGCTTCGCTTTCGGCGGCAACGAAGACTTGGGGAGCGGACTTGATTGGACCGTCGCGATCGGCCTTGCCATGCGCCCGTTCGCAAAGGCGGCTTAG
- a CDS encoding PilN domain-containing protein has protein sequence MPLINLIHEQRLVVRKRDHQVRLAVVTTIGLSALSFLAAGYFLFNAARFQVMSTVLEAKKQKLQPLLQQLEGNERDRLVMEPKLTTLTSATKSTEQWCRIMDHLTVNVPKNVWLNNIRCAQATGSDSGTNLTFQGNSVNHDEAGEFLLRLEACPDLEAVTLKFIQEKQSDKERVLEFEISAFVAGSRETKKIREKEES, from the coding sequence ATGCCATTGATCAATCTCATCCACGAGCAAAGGCTCGTCGTCCGCAAGAGGGACCACCAGGTCCGGCTCGCGGTCGTGACGACGATCGGCCTCAGCGCCCTGTCGTTCCTAGCGGCCGGATATTTCCTGTTCAACGCGGCGCGCTTCCAGGTCATGTCGACCGTCCTCGAGGCGAAGAAGCAGAAGCTCCAGCCGCTGCTTCAACAGCTCGAGGGCAACGAACGTGACCGGCTGGTCATGGAGCCTAAGCTCACGACTTTGACGAGCGCGACGAAGTCGACCGAACAGTGGTGCCGGATCATGGACCACCTCACGGTCAACGTTCCGAAGAACGTCTGGCTCAACAACATCCGGTGTGCGCAGGCCACAGGGTCTGACTCCGGGACCAACTTGACGTTCCAGGGCAACAGCGTGAACCACGACGAAGCGGGCGAGTTCCTGCTCCGTCTCGAAGCCTGCCCCGATCTCGAAGCCGTGACCCTGAAGTTTATTCAGGAGAAGCAGTCGGACAAGGAGCGCGTCCTCGAGTTCGAGATCAGCGCGTTCGTGGCAGGTTCCCGAGAAACGAAGAAGATCAGGGAGAAGGAGGAATCGTGA
- the pilO gene encoding type 4a pilus biogenesis protein PilO, with protein MNKTTSVRTIVMLCAVVVLAGGGATYWANGASNQAKARYLALEAEVPDEAELKKSVAESQLVVDDYKGQLQHLEQSVPSLAYVPTLLTELEKLGKDHRIEVTGVRPVIGEKAGKSNDDKKGGEKKAAYQEMSIDINGRGTYADVMSMVDALKKFPKILAVQTVALQPKRATSEKESGRQDVRVLDATVRIKAYLFPMAQADKTGNDRSGETS; from the coding sequence GTGAACAAGACGACATCGGTCCGAACGATCGTGATGCTGTGCGCCGTCGTCGTCCTCGCCGGTGGAGGAGCGACGTACTGGGCGAACGGTGCGAGCAACCAAGCGAAGGCCCGGTACTTGGCCCTGGAGGCCGAAGTCCCGGACGAGGCCGAGCTGAAGAAGAGCGTCGCCGAGTCTCAACTCGTCGTCGATGACTACAAGGGTCAGCTTCAGCATTTGGAGCAGTCCGTGCCGAGCCTGGCCTATGTCCCGACCCTTCTGACAGAGCTCGAAAAACTCGGGAAAGACCACCGGATCGAAGTGACGGGCGTCCGGCCCGTGATCGGAGAAAAGGCGGGCAAGTCCAACGACGACAAGAAGGGCGGCGAAAAGAAGGCCGCCTACCAAGAAATGAGCATCGACATCAACGGGCGCGGAACCTACGCGGACGTCATGTCGATGGTCGACGCGCTGAAGAAGTTCCCAAAGATCCTCGCGGTCCAGACGGTCGCCCTTCAGCCGAAACGGGCGACGTCGGAGAAGGAATCGGGTCGGCAAGACGTCCGTGTGCTCGACGCCACGGTCCGCATCAAGGCGTACCTCTTCCCGATGGCGCAGGCGGACAAGACCGGGAACGACCGGTCGGGTGAAACATCGTGA